A window of Proteiniborus sp. DW1 genomic DNA:
AAAATCCCCTACCAAATGTTAATACTTGAAATAGAGGGAAGGATGGTTACACGGCAAAAATGTTTTGTCCCCCTTTACATTTTTGCTTATTTGAGTCCTTTCCTCGATTTGTCTAGATAAGGGAAAATAGCTAAGCAGTAGTTGGATATTAGTTAAACAGTCGCTAAACTATTTCTACAATACGGCTAAGCTATAGTTATAATGGAGGGCAGAACATGAAAATTATAAAAAACTTTTTATTAATTGGGCTTATAGTAATACTGACATTTATTAATTCTACATATGCAGAAAAAGAAAATCTTAAGGATGAAGGACTATTAGTAAAAGTCTTTGAAGAAACAGGAGCAGATTTTTCTAGCCTTAACCTCAATTTTAATGGTATAATAAACGAAGTATATAAGGATGACCAGCACTTAAAAGTCATGATACAAGATATTTTAGGTAAACTAGACTTAACTGAGCTAGCAATAAATCCACATAATGGAGAAGAATACTTAAGTTCTCATACTGAAACCTTTAATAGCTCACATCTATTTGCATATGGGAAAGACAAAGATGATAATAACATAACAATAATACTGTATTCTTACTTGGATAAGGAAAAAAATAATGCAGAAACTAGTATTGTAGTAGATGTTTCAGTTTATGGAGATTATGATGAAACTGACAAGATTATAAAGAAAATTAATAGTTTGTATAAAAGTTACAACATCAAAGCAGAATTTACCTATTGCATTATTGGCACATTTGAGGGAGAATTGAATAAGAGTGATATGATTAAAAAAATAACAAAAGCGCTTTCTGTAGCAGATGGTTATAAGGTGGAAGGTTTGATAGAAGAAGATATTGTAAGTATCTCTGCTTATTCACCAAACTTAGATAAAATACTATATACAGGAAATAAAAAGATGAATTTAAACATTGCATTGAGCTATAATGAATATGAGGGGAAAACATATATAACTATGGGGTACCCGATTATTACAATAGGATACTAGAGAGACGATTAAAAATTAAAATCAAGAACTGTTATTCTAAGCGAAGGAACCAGTTTTAGAAAATAAGATTGAAAATTGAGAAATTGTCATCCTGAGCTACTAGTGAAGTATCTAATACTTAATATAGGATAGGGGTGTACTAGAAAGTTGCTCAGACAAAAGAACATAAAGGGAGGAACAGACAACGTGCCAAAGATAATTGTTGAAAAGAGCCCAGC
This region includes:
- a CDS encoding YwmB family TATA-box binding protein, which gives rise to MKIIKNFLLIGLIVILTFINSTYAEKENLKDEGLLVKVFEETGADFSSLNLNFNGIINEVYKDDQHLKVMIQDILGKLDLTELAINPHNGEEYLSSHTETFNSSHLFAYGKDKDDNNITIILYSYLDKEKNNAETSIVVDVSVYGDYDETDKIIKKINSLYKSYNIKAEFTYCIIGTFEGELNKSDMIKKITKALSVADGYKVEGLIEEDIVSISAYSPNLDKILYTGNKKMNLNIALSYNEYEGKTYITMGYPIITIGY